The DNA segment CCCTGGGCCGACCCGCTGATGACCAGGCCAGCGGGGATGGTGGTGGTCCCGGCGACGTTGTTGCCGCGGGGTCCGACGATGGCGCCAGCGGGAACCTCGCCCCCGGCGCCGGGACAGATGGCCGGCCCGGCATCCAGGGCGGAGATCGAGTCGGCGGCGGCGAGCACCGCCGGAGCTGCCGCTGCCGGCCAGAACTGGCCGACGAGCTGTTGGGCCAGCCTGACGTTGCGTTGTACGCGCTCTGGGTAGCGCGAGCGCTGGACGGCGTGCGAGGCGTCGCCGAGCGGGAGCTCCGACCAACCGGGTACCGCGACCAGCCGGTCGAGGAAGGCGTTGGTGGACCGAATCGGGTCGATGGCCACCGGTTCGGTGTAGATGGAGATGCGCTGCTGAAACAGTCCTTCGGAGTCATGGTCGGTCTGGACGGCGGAGTTGCGCAGCTTCGACTCGGTGTAGGCGGTGGCCACGGCGATGACCGCCGCTCGTACCGGCAGCTGACGGCCGGCCACGACGGACACGATGGTCCGGGCATGGCCCATCTGGTCGGCGTCAAGGCGGACGGAGCCGACGGTCTGCGCGGTGCCTCCTCCCCCGCAGCCATCCATGGCGGGTGGCTGGTCAGCCGTCCCGGCTGCGAGCAGGAGGAGGACCGTGGACAGGACCACCATGGGCACCGCGATCGCGGCGATCAGGACCTTCACCACTGCCCCCGCTGGTTGCCGCCGGGGGCGGCGCTGGTCGGCGTGGTGATCGCTTCGTTGGTGTCGGTCAGCGAGAGGTCGATCGACGTGCGGACGGTCTGCACCTTCGCGACGTGGTTGCCGACCAACCAGAGGGCCCGGCCCCTGGCTGCGGCGGCCCAGTCGGTGACGATCCGCTCGGCCATCGGGCTCAGGCCGAGCAGTTGGGAGAGCTCGTCTCCGACCTGGTCGTCCTGGCCGAGCAGCACCTTGGTGGCGCAGAGGTGCAGCAGGTCCTTGGCGATCGCGACTGCCTGGCTGCCGGCGTCCCCGATGGTGAGCATGTCTGAGGGCTTGTGTGCGACGACGACCTGGATGCACCCGTCGTTGCGGGACAGGCGCAGGTCGGCGTCCAGTGACTTGACCGCCTCCGCGCCGAGCCGCATCTGCTTCCAGCACTCGTCGCGGATGATGATGCGCAGGTCGCCGGGCTCGGCCAGCTGGGTCATCGCCCGGCCCCAGGAGTTGAGGCACGTCAGCGCCACTCCCACGGCCTCGTCGCCGAGCGGGTCCAGACGTGACAGGGACAACGACTGGATCGGCGCCTGCCAGTCGACCGCGATGGTGGTCGGCGCATCGAACAGCCCAGCCAGGTGCCCGGTGACCAGTGCCCCCAGGGCGTCCCGCAGCGGGCGAGTCTCGTCGAGGAACTGCTGTGTGCTGGCGTATCGGCAGGCGTCGACGAGTTCGTCGCTCGGTACCCGCAGCGCCTGCCACAGCAGCGGGATGGTGATCTCACGCATCCGGTCGGCGCCGTCGGCGTAGCCGGTCAGGTCACGGATCACCTGC comes from the Modestobacter italicus genome and includes:
- a CDS encoding C40 family peptidase, coding for MAGRQLPVRAAVIAVATAYTESKLRNSAVQTDHDSEGLFQQRISIYTEPVAIDPIRSTNAFLDRLVAVPGWSELPLGDASHAVQRSRYPERVQRNVRLAQQLVGQFWPAAAAPAVLAAADSISALDAGPAICPGAGGEVPAGAIVGPRGNNVAGTTTIPAGLVISGSAQGAAAVQHALAQLGKPYVWAAAGPDAYDCSGLTMAAWAAAGVALPHQAAAQTRVGVPGPLDLSQAVAGDLVMIPGADGTAAAPGHVGMVAGYVDEPDGRHLYLVQAPMTGVPVELTEAIRWSGQVVAVRHIA
- a CDS encoding ATP-binding protein, whose product is MHDFGHQLPAAPVTALRSMQVLPFSSSVGRRGRTGRAAGWAAVPAPLAVYRMTSEQVGGVWPLIAGGGLPPAGALLGIDHLSGGAFSADPIGWTLNGVAGVTNPNMIFFGAPGRGKSGTVKMFALRQMAYGYRTLVLGDVKDEYEPLCQALQVEPHAVGHGLPARINPLDFGPLGNDWTRLPGAEARRRAAMVFARWLLLIRGLVGSQHVPFGPTAETAVGQVIRDLTGYADGADRMREITIPLLWQALRVPSDELVDACRYASTQQFLDETRPLRDALGALVTGHLAGLFDAPTTIAVDWQAPIQSLSLSRLDPLGDEAVGVALTCLNSWGRAMTQLAEPGDLRIIIRDECWKQMRLGAEAVKSLDADLRLSRNDGCIQVVVAHKPSDMLTIGDAGSQAVAIAKDLLHLCATKVLLGQDDQVGDELSQLLGLSPMAERIVTDWAAAARGRALWLVGNHVAKVQTVRTSIDLSLTDTNEAITTPTSAAPGGNQRGQW